The Mugil cephalus isolate CIBA_MC_2020 chromosome 19, CIBA_Mcephalus_1.1, whole genome shotgun sequence genome has a window encoding:
- the LOC124996458 gene encoding 60S ribosomal protein L17-like, whose amino-acid sequence MLKNAESNAELKGLDVDSLVIEHIQVNKAPKMRRRTYRAHGRINPYMSSPCHIEMILTEKEQIVPKPEEEVAQKKKVSQKKLKKQKLMARE is encoded by the exons ATGCTCAAGAACGCAGAGAGCAACGCTGAGCTGAAG gGTCTGGACGTGGACTCTCTGGTCATCGAACACATCCAGGTGAACAAGGCCCCGAAGATGAGGAGGCGCACCTACCGCGCCCACGGCCGCATCAACCCCTACATGAGCTCCCCCTGCCACATCGAGATGATCCTCACCGAGAAGGAGCAGATCGTCCCcaaaccagaggaggaggtggcccagaagaagaag gtttcacagaagaagctgaagaagcagAAGCTCATGGCTCGGGAGTAA
- the LOC124996453 gene encoding uncharacterized protein LOC124996453, translated as MDPRPRRRWSKELPPDLSELMNKLTEAAASFTEQFDNNEPQMRDTVRRMAMCTIGLRVMQQKKDRHRMIGVVSVILGIITLLLIQGMSLFASDPPETIADPPPPVAARGEEVDVINLVKHRNVEDASKAAIDALVAIAIRAVFTAIVSLVIAAIGVVAANPVAATVVAVVVIVGGGLAVVYSNITKQRLEKQRLKEVEDLGEELKKIIEPMKEILQEIKTTCEQLEQKSTEAQTEITLRDVEESRWILGRVNVLEKKSGGALDVVVMMMKRMKDLLVAVFRLTSTPEEDQKLRDAIIQSADQSLKVLSDFERMKEALREFTGRDGAAVGGKDRNIQMSSERTLSLY; from the coding sequence ATGGACCCAAGaccaagaagaagatggagcaAAGAACTGCCACCAGATTTATCTGAACTAATGAACAAACTGACTGAAGCTGCAGCTTCATTCACTGAACAGTTTGACAACAATGAACCACAGATGAGAGACACTGTTAGAAGGATGGCGATGTGCACTATAGGACTGAGAGTGATGCAGCAGAAAAAGGACAGACACAGAATGATCGGTGTAGTTAGTGTAATACTTGGGATTATTACACTTCTGCTTATTCAAGGGATGAGTTTATTTGCTTCTGATCCTCCTGAAACCATTGCTgatcctcctccacctgttgCCGCTCGTGGAGAAGAGGTAGATGTAATTAATTTGGTGAAGCATCGTAATGTTGAAGATGCTTCTAAAGCTGCAATTGATGCTCTTGTTGCTATTGCTATTAGAGCTGTTTTTACTGCCATTGTTTCTCTTGTCATTGCTGCCATTGGTGTTGTAGCTGCTAATCCTGTTGCTGCtactgttgttgctgttgttgtcattgttggtGGAGGTTTAGCTGTTGTCTACTCAAACATCACAAAACAAAGGCTAGAGAAGCAACGTTTAAAGGAGGTAGAAGATCTGggagaagaactgaagaagatcaTTGAACCAATGAAAGAGATTCTGCAGGAAATAAAGACGACATGTGAACAACTGGAACAAAAATCCACTGAAGCTCAAACTGAAATCACTCTGAGAGACGTGGAGGAGTCTAGGTGGATCCTCGGACGAGTAAATGTCCTGGAAAAGAAGAGTGGAGGAGCTTTGGATGTagttgtgatgatgatgaagagaaTGAAAGATTTACTGGTGGCTGTGTTCAGACTCACTTCAACTCCTGAAGAGGATCAGAAGTTAAGAGACGCCATCATCCAGTCAGCTGATCAGAGTCTGAAGGTCTTGAGTGACTttgagaggatgaaggaggctCTCAGAGAATTTACAGGAAGAGACGGAGCTGCAGTtggaggaaaagacagaaacatccAGATGAGTTCAGAGAGAACACTAAGTCTTTACTAA